The Chaetodon trifascialis isolate fChaTrf1 chromosome 11, fChaTrf1.hap1, whole genome shotgun sequence nucleotide sequence ACACATACCGTTTTTAAGGGAAATTATGAAACAATGTTCAGGACTAGGGGAAGTACACTGGGAGCGGCAGTTTTGTGTGCAGGGACATTGCATATATGAATTTACTGCAACAGTGCATTCAGTAACATGTTCAACCAGTCAACACTTGTGATCGCTCACCGCAGCTGTTCTCATCAGTCCAGTCGCCACAGTCATCGCTGAAGTCACACACTCGGCTGTGCTCTACACATACACTGTTGTTGCACAAGAACATATTCTCTGGACAGAACGGCTGGGGCTCTGATAAAGACACCAAAAATATTTCATGAATGTAAATCAGCTTTAAAAAGAGGGCCAGCTGCAAAAAACATGCTGAAGTTTGCAGGGTGAGCGGTAGTCTACCAGGCAGGCTGCAGTTGGTGAAATCTATGTCATCAATGGCGATGTGTCCAGGCTTGATGAAGGTCCTGGAGGCTTCAAACAGGATGGTGAAGTCCTGAGGCACTCGACCGACTGTTACCTCACCGTGATGCCACAAATCTCCACGGTTACCAGAGAGCCACCACAGCATGGAGGTCGTAGAACCCTCCTTTAGCACCACAGTCAGCTCCTCCGAGTCTGTAAAGAGGATGCAGAAACATTCATGCTACGTATATGTATAAAGGGAGCAAGAGCATGTGATTTTAATGGCTGCACACATACGCTTTCACATGTAAAACATACCGTCTCCAAACATGTTGTAGTAGAAGTGTAGTGTGCAGGTGGTGCTGGCCTGTGTCATGGTGGGACTCTGCATGGAAGCAGGGCTCACCTGATCTCCTCGGTCAGACTTCACGGCCATGTACCAACCTGGAAGAATCAGATAAGAACCCCAGGAAAACCCAAAGCATTGCTCTTTATTCTTTCTATACACAGCCAGCAGTGCAAAACTATGGTGGCAGAAAATATTGAGACAGAGTGGAAAAGCAGAGGCTGGAGGTTTTATCAAGAGCAGCTTGAACATAACAAACCTGAAATGGAGATTAGTATAAATGCAGGTgtcttttgtgcttttcttcttgTTGTGCTCTGAGGGACTGATTATTTTGGTTCGGAAGCACCATAATTTGTGGATTTACCCCCTTCTTTAAAGCCTTTTTCAGAGATTTAGTCAACATAAGGACATGTGGTGCTTACGGATGGTGGTGCTGAATAAAAATTTGCATTATAATATTAGGTGTGATGGCAGTTGAACTGAGAGCATAATTCAATaccaaaacacagaggagcagatttcatgtttagcattagctttaaaATCAAGGAAGCCCAAGCGTGGGCAAAACAAGGATGGGGATGTAGAAACTGTGGGTAACACTACCCATAGACAGCAGTGGTACCATACTTATTGTAAAAGGGGAAACAGAAGAGGAATCTCACTTCCATATTCAGCTTCTTTTAGCCTTTGCAAAAGGCACCTTATTATAATTCCTAAAACATCTTTTTATGATCAATATTGGAaacaagatgaagaaaaatgaacTCTTGTTGCTTCCATCTTAAAAGTGGGTTGTAATAATGAAGGGTAATTTGAGCATTCTATGCACACAGATTGCTTTTGCTGTTGTATTTATTTGATTGCAGTGGAGCTGCAACAATTCTGGCAACCTCTGACTTCTATTGCTGCCAAGACAAGAGGAAAGCCATGGATTGGAATCTGTATAGCCTGAGAGAGTCACTGTGATCAGTCACTGTGCTCTGCACAGCTGTAACACAGTCAGGATGTTCGGAACATATCCCGTCATTAATGAAGGCAGTATAAGAGGGGTTAGTGTGTAGGCTCACCCAGTTCAGTGCCCACTGTGTGGTCCACAGACGGTCCGGAGGTCTCAGATGTATTCCTTCCTCTCATCCACTGAGACTGGCCAACACTGATGTCCTCCCAGTCACATGTGCCATTTTCAAAAGAACATCCCACAAAACCCAAACTTGTTTCATTTACTACAAGATAAAGAAAAtggctttatttattatttatttcatttgcatCAAACACATTTGATGTGTAGTTTTAATAAACTatagaaacaaaaacattgtcAGTACCTTGACAAAGGCCTGGTGTGACACTGATGTCATCAATAGCAATAAATCCTATGTTGTTAGCTTCTGCTTCGATCAGCAGCTGAACATGAGATCATTAAGAGTATCAATGAATATTATATATCTTgctgttattatcattagtTCTAGCACAGAGCCTGTTTTGGGTTACCTGGAAAGGTTCATTCCTCTCGACAGACTGAGAGAACCTGGTCCAGTCGTGTCCGCTGCTGTCACTGTTGAACATCAGATCCTCCTCAGAGGGCCCTGATCGCATGTGCACTTTCAATGTGCCCGAGTCGCTgtcaaacaacagacaaatgtcatgtttttgtttcattgtggaTTAGACTCTGCATGGATCCTAATGTCAGGTTCTTGCCTGTTTTTTTGGTAAAAACTGATCTGAGGTCTTTTTCATACTACAGGTTTATGCAAAAAGTGAACTCTGCCACAGAACATTCTTCGTCTTGCACGCAGTGGAGCAGGTGATTCATGCCTAAATGACATTTGTGCACACTTCCTGAGGAAGTCAATGAGGAAACTTAAGAGGATAAAGTGCATCCTCTGCAttgtcacatactgtatggtGTGAAAATGGTGGTGATTTGTAACTTCTCTTTTGCTGACCTGTTGTTCATACGGTACCATAAGGTGAGACAGGAGGTGGCATCTTTCGGTTGGATCCATTCTGACAATACCTGTGCTACACTGCTGTCGCTCCGGTGAATGACGAGCTCAACAAGAACCAACCTGAATGCAAAAATGAGGATACGGATCAAATTACAGACTTCTCACTTTCATTGCAAACAATCAGTTGTGAAAGCAATGTCGTCAATGTTAATTAGAGAAagatgttcatttttaatgactGAAGCTCTACGAACTGAAATAACAAAACTGTGGCACAAGGAGGAGGATGTCAGCAACAGGACATAAGTCAGGGATAAAAAGAGAAGTTAATCAGTAACAGTCAGTGTCAGTTAAACAGCAACTACAGTGGCTCACACCTCATAAACTGCAACATTTGCAACTGTTGAGCCAATTCGTCAGCGAACTTTCTATTCATGAGGTTTGTCACATTGtcaaatgagaaacaaagaTGTGATCTGTGTCTTGATGCATGAATAGTGTCCTTGACTTTGGTCACATTCATTGTGCTGGAGTTGTATTTTcaacaaattaaaataatacCTCTCATCGTTTTGTGCCCCCCAGTTATTGGCACCCTTAAAGGTGCTGTCACAGCTGAAGGTGGAATTTTACAGCAGcaataatttgtttgttttggccacttgggggctgtgtaacaagctgtaaacaacTTAAGTTTAACTTCAGCTTAAAGTTATTCTGGTGAATGTGTGGATATGGAGCATCGTTTGGAGCATTTGCGGTCGTGTTTCTGGTCACTTGATGAATTGCTGGAATGAACTTACATTTGGGTTTGGGTGACAATCCTTTATGGGTTTGTCATTACCCCTCTTTCACATAGTCATTTGACCTTTTAACATAAAATaatgattagtgcagctttacaGTCATCCACCAGAATTTAAATCATTACCAACAAATTCACTACTTGTACTCCTAAGATGCTGTTGGGTACATTGTCAAGACTtctttgttgatttgtttgtcttGAAAGATTATTTTACTGGGGCTCAGTCATACATATAATGGGGACATCCTTCCCTATGAGTGGGATATCTAGGATTTCTACCCCAGTGGcacattcatgtttattttattatacaGAAGTATATATAAGGTTGTACCCTCAGGGGTCTGAGTGGTGTGGTCTGTTGGTGGACCCTGGAAGCCCCCACGGGCCAGCACCCAGTCATGTCCATCTTCTTTGGGGATGTTGACCCAGGTGCACTGTCCGGACTCAAAGTCACAGCTGCCGGGAGGACTGCAGCCCCCACTCCTCATAGAAATATCATCTAATCTCACTGTAGAATTAGTGCCTGGTACATGAACTGCCTTAAACGCCACCTGGTGAAAGACATGAAGCATTTTTATAGGAAGCTGCCtaacaatgaatgaaaagcaagcAGTTTGATTTCTCACTACAAAGGAGACAGTTTGTTtggcagagagagtgaagacAAGGTGCACTGTAAAAAACAGCTTACACGGAATTTTGGAGGGGAAGACACAGTGACCTCTGCCACCTCCCAGCCTAAAGAGGCCTCTCCAGATCTCTGCCAAAGTGCATGACCCAGCTCTTCACTCCGTAGCACATGCACAGCAAGGATGTCAGAAGACCCCGCAGGAAACCAGTACCTGAAGAAATATAGGAGatacacaaacattaaaaacggCACCAAACAACAGCGTATAAATGTGTGCTGGCAGGACTGGACTCACCAGAAGCGTACACATATCTCTGTAGGTGAGGTAAACTCAGGTGTGAGTAGCTGAGCTACTTCAGTCTCCGTTGAGTTTGATTTCATCACAGTTGTGTAGAAACCTACAGCAAGGAGTGAGTTAGAGCTGCTTCAAATGCAGCcaggttttaatgtttttgctcAATTTGCTCTGTATATTCTGCTTTAAAAGATGCAATATGTAAGAAACGACCTCCTATTGAATTCATACTCCAAAGACATACATGGCGGAATATCACTAAAGtaaccgctaactgctgctaactgtattCCCTTTATGACTGTTGCtgccattagctagttagctgtgcagctagccAGACTACCGGGGGaatgtttgcatttacatttctaGCACAGGAGCTTTGGACCGCCAGAGGGACGAGGTTGCAGGTTTTACAGGTGGACACATTCTCAGGATTATGCGAAATCATTGCGGTCAGCTCAAATAATCGTGAGCACCAATCGTGGGCTCCTAAACAATCATTGTTTCATGAACATCCTTTTGGAGACATACACATAAAGCTATCCAATCTTTGACAAAAAAGAAGCACaagtcagaaaatgtttcatgttgtgACACAGCCCCCAGGTTCAGTTCATGACTACTGACTGACTTTCATTATAATCTTCATTCGGTTGTGGTGGGACCACGATTGCTCTGCTCTTTTAATCATGTATTCTCAGCAGGAAGTTGGTTGGCACAACGACAGTTTTCTGCTCACCATTTTCAGTCCCATAGGTGTGATCGACCTCATattctgtccctctctcacgAACCCAGCGACCACTGTGACTGACGTCGTTCTCAAAGTCACACAAGCTGGATTCGAATCCACACACGTCTGAAatggtgtttaaaaaaaaaaaaaagttagagaTGGAAAAAGTTAAATTGTAATAATCTCAAGTATGGTTTGACTTCCTGTGAACATCAGGTAATGGTgggtctgtgtgagtgtgtgtacccTGATTACTGCAGGCCCCGTCCCTCACTGTAATGTCATCAAGGGCAATGAATccttcactgtttgtgtttctatgGCCAGTGAACATTACCTGTggacaaacacattcagcacatcagattttttttaactcttaaATATTGATATCCGCACTTAGTGCAAGCATAAATAAGTGGTTGAGTTAAAATTTACCTGCATTGTGTTGTTCTTGCTGATGGTTACTTGTGCATTAATCCATTCTGGATCCTGAGTCCCACGGCGAGTCCAGATTAACTCTTCAGAAGATTTCTAGGACACAGAAAGTCATTTATAACTGAAAAATGAGGCAAGCGCAGCCTgtaacagatggtttgaaaTAGTATGAACTGAGATACATACTGTCTCAACCAGCAGATCCAGGGTGGATACTGAAGGTCCGAGCATGTGGTACCAGAATCCGACACAGATATGTGACGTACGAGTACTAACAGGAACAGAGACCACTGCTCTCTCCCGATCCTTCGATCCAGATCCATTCAACAGTAAGAAGAAACCtttgaagacaaagaaaacagagacactgCCAGACAAGtcactgaacacaacacaacactagAGGTGAGGCAGTGCCTCTATTCAACTCAGCTGTAGTTAGTTTTCTTAATACTGACATCTGCAGTATAAGCCAACTTTATATGGTTTGGAACAGCAATACAAAACTGATAATGTGAGGGGCAGCagctattattttcattatctgttacaaatttgatttcattgttGATCATTTTAGtctcttaaagctgcagtaggtaaggccgagaagagagcagacttagcctgaaaatttgaaccaacacaagtttcATGtcactcccctccctctccgctacactcatgccctgcctccaagcccctccttCCTGCGGTGTCTGCAcagctgccgtgacaaccagtaatgtTAGAAACAAGCAAACTCTGCCCAGCggctacatcacagtcgctaatACACAGTATGCGCTGTGGAGTGTTACTGCAACAATTACCAtgttagctttatggttatttgttgtcttagccatatatgctgttgttggcagcggcagtatgggcagtttctcctttgcaggtgactgttgctccgccatagctttcactagcttCCTGACGTCGCTCACAGAgatgtttgactgagcggcagccggcagcatgagcggagggagggggcggttcgcagcttgtctgagtagtgattgacagatgtcagacactccctcagatgctcctctggctctgattggttgttttgtgtcgggcgtggtggattcttgcaaatcacagtaggagcagtaggtgggaccagtggagctgttttttttttgtttgttttttaccatttcctttcttaagtttcctttgaacataatagcatccatgtgcctctgtcgaaagccatccattgtcgcctggttttgacaaggaggtggtggagaattcgcatttgccgtgtgtttggccatcaagtgacacttcagactggatgtgctatgttgataattcagttcacaccaacaatacacacagataactctGATTttgtcagtcaacccatctggcaacttaTTGAtactaaactttccattcagaatcttgttcacatccaattcagtgtttcgcacttgacatccacacaaaccagtagcctactctcttacagctagcaagcaggcaagaccaaacaaatgtgtggggcgtgcctattgttttgtttccggtttacaaccagCTCTTGAAGTTTTTCTTAggttactagcagtggccacagcttataaaaaactacaagttcactagctcacaaagaacattaatcttgcgataaaaaaaatgatgccgttaaaACTGATTTGCGTTAAagcgttaataacgcaatatttctgacagcactaatttttacATTTGAGGAGGTGGCATAAGCAAATTATTGATTACATTTCTGGTGGTGTTTCTGTATCTACACTAACtcacagacagaacaaaaacacacagacagtacaaTGATCACACAGACTACTGATGCTCTTTACAAACCCACCTTCGCCACCTTCCATGTGTTTAGGTCAAGTTTTTTTTCGCAGTTACTCCTTGTGTTGGTGCTTTTACTAAGGTTATGATAATTTGGCAGATGATGATTATGATAAGGTATCATCAGTACTCAATACCTTGGTTATTTCCAACAGTGTGATCATACTGAGGTCCATCCCATGGCTGCTCCACATGAAGTCCACTACTGTGAATCCAGTTCAAATCATCACTGACCTCCTGGACCCAACTACACAGCCCTGTTACACAAGACAAACTGAAATCTTAAAATACTGTATTTGCAACATAGCTAGTGGGATAAATAAACAGTTGACCATTTACTCGAAAGTATGCAAAGatccaaatgaaaatgcagttttcttCTGATTTTCTATCTTTATATGATCTGTTTTAGTTTGCTGCCTTATAAATAAAGGCTGTAAATAAAGATTAGAAGTCAAATATCCACAAAACAATCGAAAGGAAGTTCACATCAATAGATATATTCAGGAGAAGTCTAAATTAGGCCACTGTAGCTACAACAACAACCTGTGATTTGCAGTAATCGTGTGGCTGGAGGTTTCATTTTGTAATTCTCCTGAGGCAGCCACAATATTTTTGTGAGTACTAAAGAAATGCATTCACAATCCACAGTGTCACCTTGCTCAAAAGTGCAGTCCATGGCGGAGGAAGGAGCACTGGTGGTCACAGTTGCAGGGTTTGGTGTGGTGGTTGGGATACTGTCATCACAGGACCTGTCCCTCATGATGTGGATGTCATCCAGGGAGAAACTTTCTGCCATTTCGTTTGGCAACTGGGCTTGTAAAATAATCTGTGATGACGGATGATAGTTCATTTAGAACTGGTTTACTCAAGAGCAGCATTTATCAGGGTCTATTACTGTATGAAATGACACCTGGTGAGGCCCTGATGCACTGTAGTCCACCCTGGCTTGGATCCATGTGCCATTCAAGTATCCAGTTGAATTCCACAC carries:
- the LOC139338774 gene encoding MAM and LDL-receptor class A domain-containing protein 1; translation: MKQAFVLVPVLLVIVSSCLDGDFNCTSGERLPAASVCDFKTDCANGTDKVFCGSCDFEHHSCGWNDSSSSSYSWKRQMANITSIPGVDHTTGSATGHVMHIDDEQSGSTATLEYSVEKQAALGCQLSFWYHIYDSTSSSSSSSSSSSSSYFDVTMVRGTDKNPVLRFSKIKTDGWEKATAFLGNQPGGYKFIIEAVLGGVQGYIAIDNIMVSSSESGSCPAERECTFQGSLCGLLPQPSANFSWSRITGTAQPANSSGPATDHTLGTDQGYYLSAQLWSHPVRSRCAVMTAVMEPTPPDGECLIFWYYMEGSEVGELSIYLQSPDSKRRSAKLWTRSGDQGKHWRHGRVTLDSPDTPYQVTFEAVVGNGPRRDIAIDDLIVLNGACPPPGFCDFEMDYCGWVNNPPAEYGVDWDWFSGEGDGQLVPEKDASTNSALGHFAIFMPAKSGSVAQLESETMEAVDQACLELWHHSKGWLSKVPTVITLTVFVKETAGLRPVWNSTGYLNGTWIQARVDYSASGPHQIILQAQLPNEMAESFSLDDIHIMRDRSCDDSIPTTTPNPATVTTSAPSSAMDCTFEQGLCSWVQEVSDDLNWIHSSGLHVEQPWDGPQYDHTVGNNQGFFLLLNGSGSKDRERAVVSVPVSTRTSHICVGFWYHMLGPSVSTLDLLVETKSSEELIWTRRGTQDPEWINAQVTISKNNTMQVMFTGHRNTNSEGFIALDDITVRDGACSNQDVCGFESSLCDFENDVSHSGRWVRERGTEYEVDHTYGTENGFYTTVMKSNSTETEVAQLLTPEFTSPTEICVRFWYWFPAGSSDILAVHVLRSEELGHALWQRSGEASLGWEVAEVTVSSPPKFRVAFKAVHVPGTNSTVRLDDISMRSGGCSPPGSCDFESGQCTWVNIPKEDGHDWVLARGGFQGPPTDHTTQTPEVLLFQLVLVELVIHRSDSSVAQVLSEWIQPKDATSCLTLWYRMNNSDSGTLKVHMRSGPSEEDLMFNSDSSGHDWTRFSQSVERNEPFQLLIEAEANNIGFIAIDDISVTPGLCQGWYMAVKSDRGDQVSPASMQSPTMTQASTTCTLHFYYNMFGDDSEELTVVLKEGSTTSMLWWLSGNRGDLWHHGEVTVGRVPQDFTILFEASRTFIKPGHIAIDDIDFTNCSLPEPQPFCPENMFLCNNSVCVEHSRVCDFSDDCGDWTDENSCGERSQVLTG